A DNA window from Phaenicophaeus curvirostris isolate KB17595 chromosome 11, BPBGC_Pcur_1.0, whole genome shotgun sequence contains the following coding sequences:
- the AMIGO3 gene encoding amphoterin-induced protein 3, with translation MAPRGPAAPLRAAKLLPPLLLLLLLPPCGRCPAARGCPPACICTSDLLSCSRRALRAVPLALPPGATSLDLSHNALAQLRDRWLAALPRLEALHAGHNHIQELSPHAFHNASRLRYLDLSSNHLRAVETHYFDALLSLEELLLYNNRIKRVDENAFARLSGLRKVYLSWNNLTTFPFRSVQGLGNYSLRTLDLSSNSLSSIPVQELAALPENIRNGLYLHNNPIRCSCQLYVMLQRWKRRGFSSVKDFFEEHTCKVSDDVPRSLIKFLKYNDMFENCSVESEEAPPVPFPVLVGQPLLLTCNTSLPPAATYMWISPHHEPIKHPGNSNRSVELYRNGSLRIAAAKPWHSGVYVGLAMNSPHNASRLCEVNVTVHYPKPDGETFSTGLTTLLGCIVSLLLVLIYLYLTPCRCLSCCKKPAPLSPPQECSAQSSILSTTPPATDAPNRKVSANKHVVFLEPVSETQNGKIRLALGEDFPDVKHPKVLQLKSDSESISSVFSDTPIVS, from the coding sequence atGGCCCCGCggggccccgcagccccgctccGCGCGGCGAAGCTGCtgccgccgctgctgctgctgctgctgctcccgcCGTGCGGCCGCTGCCCCGCGGCCCGCGGCTGCCCCCCCGCCTGCATCTGCACCTCGGacctgctgagctgcagccgCCGCGCCCTGCGGGCCGTGCCCCTCGCGCTGCCGCCCGGCGCCACCAGCCTGGACCTCAGCCACAACGCCCTCGCCCAGCTCCGCGACCGCTGGCTCGCCGCCCTCCCGCGCCTCGAGGCGCTCCACGCCGGCCACAACCACATCCAGGAGCTGTCCCCGCACGCCTTCCACAACGCGTCCCGCCTGCGGTACCTCGACCTGTCCTCCAACCACCTCCGCGCCGTCGAGACGCACTACTTCGACGCGCTGCTGAGCCTGGAGGAGCTTCTGCTCTACAACAACCGCATCAAGCGAGTGGACGAAAACGCCTTCGCCAGACTGAGCGGCCTGCGCAAAGTCTACCTGAGCTGGAACAACCTGACAACCTTCCCCTTCCGCTCGGTGCAGGGGCTGGGCAACTACAGCCTCCGCACACTGGACCTCTCCTCCAACAGCCTGAGCAGCATCCCCGTGCAGGAGCTGGCGGCTCTGCCCGAGAACATCAGGAACGGCTTGTACCTGCACAACAACCCCATCAGGTGCAGCTGCCAGCTCTACGTGATGCTCCAGCGCTGGAAGCGGCGAGGTTTCAGCtctgtgaaggatttcttcGAGGAACACACCTGCAAGGTGTCCGACGACGTGCCCCGGTCCCTGATCAAGTTCCTCAAATACAACGACATGTTTGAGAACTGCTCGGTGGAGTCGGAAGAGGCGCCCCCCGTGCCCTTCCCCGTGCTGGTGGGGCAGCCCCTCCTGCTCACCTGCAACACCAGCCTGCCGCCCGCCGCCACCTACATGTGGATCTCCCCTCACCACGAGCCCATCAAACACCCGGGGAACAGCAACCGCTCCGTGGAGCTCTACCGCAACGGCAGCCTGAGGATCGCAGCCGCCAAGCCCTGGCACTCGGGGGTCTACGTGGGCTTGGCCATGAACAGCCCCCACAATGCCAGCAGGCTCTGCGAAGTCAACGTGACGGTTCACTACCCCAAGCCGGACGGGGAGACCTTCAGCACCGGCCTCACGACCCTGCTGGGGTGCATCGTGAGCCTGCTGCTCGTGCTCATTTACCTGTACCTCACGCCCTGCCGCTGCCTGAGCTGCTGCAAGAAGCCGGCTCCTCTCAGCCCCCCGCAGGAGTGCAGCGCCCAGTCCTCCATCCTCAGCACCACTCCCCCCGCCACCGACGCGCCAAACCGCAAGGTCAGCGCCAACAAGCACGTGGTCTTCCTCGAGCCTGTCAGCGAGACGCAGAACGGCAAGATCCGCCTGGCCCTCGGCGAGGACTTCCCTGATGTCAAGCACCCCAAGGTCCTGCAGCTCAAGTCGGACTCGGAGTCTATCAGCTCTGTCTTTTCGGACACCCCCATCGTTTCGTAG